In Oenanthe melanoleuca isolate GR-GAL-2019-014 chromosome 17, OMel1.0, whole genome shotgun sequence, one genomic interval encodes:
- the SLC25A25 gene encoding mitochondrial adenyl nucleotide antiporter SLC25A25 isoform X6 produces the protein MLCLCLYVPVFGERQTEFEYFESKGLPAELKSIFRLSLFIPSQEFSTYRQWKQKIVKAGDKDLDGQLDFEEFVHYLQDHEKKLRLVFKSLDKKNDGRIDAQEIVQSLRDLGVKISEQQAEKILKSMDKNGTMTIDWNEWRDYHLLHPVENIPEIILYWKHSTIFDVGENLTVPDEFTVEERQTGMWWRHLVAGGGAGAVSRTCTAPLDRLKVLMQVHASRSNNMCIIGGFTQMIREGGPRSLWRGNGINVLKIAPESAIKFMAYEQIKRFIGTDQEMLRIHERLLAGSLAGAIAQSSIYPMEVLKTRMALRKTGQYSGMLDCAKNILAKEGMAAFYKGYIPNMLGIIPYAGIDLAVYETLKNTWLQRYAVNSADPGVFVLLACGTISSTCGQLASYPLALVRTRMQAQASVEGAPEVTMRGLFKHILKTEGAFGLYRGLAPNFMKVIPAVSISYVVYENLKMTLGVDSR, from the exons ATGCTCTGCCTCTGTCTGTACGTGCCGGTGTTTGGGGAGAGGCAGACGGAGTTTGAGTACTTTGAGTCGAAGGGGCTGCCGGCCGAACTCAAATCCATCTTCCGACTCAGCCTCTTCATTCCTTCCCAGGAATTCTCCACCTACCGCCAGTGGAAGCAG aaaattGTGAAGGCTGGAGACAAAGACCTGGATGGACAGCTGGATTTTGAGGAATTTGTTCACTATCTCCAAGACCATGAAAAGAAGCTGAGACTGGTTTTCAAGAGTTTGGATAAAAAGAATGATG GTCGCATCGATGCCCAGGAGATTGTCCAGTCTCTCCGGGACCTGGGAGTCAAGATCTCTGAACAGCAGGCTGAGAAAATACTGAAGAG CATGGATAAGAACGGGACAATGACAATTGATTGGAATGAGTGGAGAGACTATCACCTGCTGCACCCTGTGGAGAACATTCCTGAAATCATCCTGTACTGGAAGCACTCCACG ATCTTTGATGTAGGAGAGAATTTGACTGTCCCTGATGAGTTCACAGTGGAAGAGAGGCAGACAGGGATGTGGTGGAGACATCTGGTTGCAGGTGGAGGTGCAGGTGCTGTGTCCAGAACCTGCACAGCTCCCTTGGACCGTTTGAAAGTGCTCATGCAG GTTCACGCCTCGCGCAGTAACAACATGTGCATCATCGGCGGCTTCACGCAGATGATCCGGGAGGGCGGCCCCAGGTCACTGTGGAGGGGCAACGGCATCAACGTGCTCAAGATTGCACCCGAGTCAGCCATCAAGTTCATGGCCTATGAGCAG ATCAAGCGGTTCATTGGTACTGACCAGGAAATGCTGAGGATCCACGAGCGGCTCCTGGCTGGTTCTCTGGCTGGGGCCATTGCACAGAGCAGCATCTACCCCATGGAG GTTCTGAAAACACGGATGGCTCTAAGGAAGACGGGACAATATTCGGGCATGTTGGATTGTGCCAAAAACATCCTTGCAAAGGAAGGAATGGCTGCCTTCTACAAAGGCTACATTCCCAACATGTTGGGGATCATTCCATATGCTGGTATTGACCTGGCAGTCTATGAG ACACTAAAAAATACCTGGTTGCAGCGCTATGCTGTCAACAGTGCTGATCCTGGGGTCTTTGTTCTGCTGGCCTGTGGCACCATCTCCAGCACCTGTGGACAGCTTGCCAGCTACCCACTGGCCCTCGTGAGGACACGCATGCAGGCCCAAG CTTCAGTGGAGGGTGCTCCTGAAGTGACCATGAGGGGACTGTTCAAACACATTCTGAAGACAGAGGGAGCATTTGGGCTTTACCGGGGTCTGGCGCCCAACTTTATGAAGGTGATCCCAGCTGTGAGCATCAGCTACGTGGTGTATGAGAACTTGAAGATGACTCTGGGCGTGGACTCGCGGTGA
- the LOC130260159 gene encoding alpha-1-acid glycoprotein-like — protein MGSAGLPLLLLLLLLPAHADPCGAQRPDSSTAPKLLGTWLYVAGAAQFPQHRLEMLLIDRAFLRLEPAAGGQQLLISHYVAVGDQCFTNNQTYLEVRAGNATQVKHAKTHQTEGMLMNVSSENLLLVQYQMQRERTYLGQYLYARNRSISTAEREEFEQHAQCLGLSAEQIVYAPWKTEVCQVKEVEVSSSPHPEPVAAATASPAPGAPWPGSAGN, from the exons ATGGGCTCGGCCGGGCTGccgctcctgctcctgctcctgctgctccccgcGCACGCTGATCCCTGCGGGGCGCAGCGCCCCGACAGCTCCACGGCCCCCAAG CTGCTGGGCACCTGGCTGTACGTGGCAGGCGCTGCCCAGTTCCCGCAGCACCGCCTGGAGATGCTGCTCATCGACCGCGCCTTCCTGCGCCTGGAGCCCGCGGCCGgcgggcagcagctgctcatcAGCCACTACGTGGCCGT GGGGGACCAGTGTTTTACCAACAACCAGACCTACCTGGAGGTCAGGGCCGGTAACGCCACGCAGGTGAAGCACG CCAAGACCCACCAAACTGAGGGGATGCTGATGAACGTGAGCTCTGAAAACCTTTTACTCGTCCAGTACCaaatgcagagggaaaggaCATATTTGGGGCAGTATCTCTATG CCCGGAACCGGAGCATCAGCACGGCCGAGCGGGAGGAGTTCGAGCAGCAcgcccagtgcctggggctgagcGCAGAGCAGATCGTGTACGCGCCGTGGAAAACG GAGGTGTGTCAAGTGAAAGAAGTGGAAGTCAGCAGCAGCCCACACCCAGAGCCCgtggctgcagccacagcatcacctgctccaggtgctccctGGCCTGGGAGTGCAGGGAACTGA
- the SLC25A25 gene encoding mitochondrial adenyl nucleotide antiporter SLC25A25 isoform X5, whose protein sequence is MLCLCLYVPVFGERQTEFEYFESKGLPAELKSIFRLSLFIPSQEFSTYRQWKQKIVKAGDKDLDGQLDFEEFVHYLQDHEKKLRLVFKSLDKKNDGRIDAQEIVQSLRDLGVKISEQQAEKILKRIRTGHFWGPVTYMDKNGTMTIDWNEWRDYHLLHPVENIPEIILYWKHSTIFDVGENLTVPDEFTVEERQTGMWWRHLVAGGGAGAVSRTCTAPLDRLKVLMQVHASRSNNMCIIGGFTQMIREGGPRSLWRGNGINVLKIAPESAIKFMAYEQIKRFIGTDQEMLRIHERLLAGSLAGAIAQSSIYPMEVLKTRMALRKTGQYSGMLDCAKNILAKEGMAAFYKGYIPNMLGIIPYAGIDLAVYETLKNTWLQRYAVNSADPGVFVLLACGTISSTCGQLASYPLALVRTRMQAQASVEGAPEVTMRGLFKHILKTEGAFGLYRGLAPNFMKVIPAVSISYVVYENLKMTLGVDSR, encoded by the exons ATGCTCTGCCTCTGTCTGTACGTGCCGGTGTTTGGGGAGAGGCAGACGGAGTTTGAGTACTTTGAGTCGAAGGGGCTGCCGGCCGAACTCAAATCCATCTTCCGACTCAGCCTCTTCATTCCTTCCCAGGAATTCTCCACCTACCGCCAGTGGAAGCAG aaaattGTGAAGGCTGGAGACAAAGACCTGGATGGACAGCTGGATTTTGAGGAATTTGTTCACTATCTCCAAGACCATGAAAAGAAGCTGAGACTGGTTTTCAAGAGTTTGGATAAAAAGAATGATG GTCGCATCGATGCCCAGGAGATTGTCCAGTCTCTCCGGGACCTGGGAGTCAAGATCTCTGAACAGCAGGCTGAGAAAATACTGAAGAG AATAAGGACGGGACACTTCTGGGGTCCTGTCACCTA CATGGATAAGAACGGGACAATGACAATTGATTGGAATGAGTGGAGAGACTATCACCTGCTGCACCCTGTGGAGAACATTCCTGAAATCATCCTGTACTGGAAGCACTCCACG ATCTTTGATGTAGGAGAGAATTTGACTGTCCCTGATGAGTTCACAGTGGAAGAGAGGCAGACAGGGATGTGGTGGAGACATCTGGTTGCAGGTGGAGGTGCAGGTGCTGTGTCCAGAACCTGCACAGCTCCCTTGGACCGTTTGAAAGTGCTCATGCAG GTTCACGCCTCGCGCAGTAACAACATGTGCATCATCGGCGGCTTCACGCAGATGATCCGGGAGGGCGGCCCCAGGTCACTGTGGAGGGGCAACGGCATCAACGTGCTCAAGATTGCACCCGAGTCAGCCATCAAGTTCATGGCCTATGAGCAG ATCAAGCGGTTCATTGGTACTGACCAGGAAATGCTGAGGATCCACGAGCGGCTCCTGGCTGGTTCTCTGGCTGGGGCCATTGCACAGAGCAGCATCTACCCCATGGAG GTTCTGAAAACACGGATGGCTCTAAGGAAGACGGGACAATATTCGGGCATGTTGGATTGTGCCAAAAACATCCTTGCAAAGGAAGGAATGGCTGCCTTCTACAAAGGCTACATTCCCAACATGTTGGGGATCATTCCATATGCTGGTATTGACCTGGCAGTCTATGAG ACACTAAAAAATACCTGGTTGCAGCGCTATGCTGTCAACAGTGCTGATCCTGGGGTCTTTGTTCTGCTGGCCTGTGGCACCATCTCCAGCACCTGTGGACAGCTTGCCAGCTACCCACTGGCCCTCGTGAGGACACGCATGCAGGCCCAAG CTTCAGTGGAGGGTGCTCCTGAAGTGACCATGAGGGGACTGTTCAAACACATTCTGAAGACAGAGGGAGCATTTGGGCTTTACCGGGGTCTGGCGCCCAACTTTATGAAGGTGATCCCAGCTGTGAGCATCAGCTACGTGGTGTATGAGAACTTGAAGATGACTCTGGGCGTGGACTCGCGGTGA
- the ORM2 gene encoding alpha-1-acid glycoprotein 2, whose translation MLATLTLFLGLPLALGTEPQSCSLLIPVTFNSSTIPQLLGQWFYIAGASRYPPHLEEMRAVTFEAFSFSPGSREDELNVTEIIRMNETCVVRNSSKVQVFQQNSTLVHVDNNGVTSMARLIQSDKDLLILNHISIDFPSLSLSARTPNVSKEHMEEFKAHLQCLGFTEEEVFYTSTEHACPLPRGEENADPQLG comes from the exons ATGTTGGCCACCCTCACCCTGTTTCTGGGGCTGCCCCTAGCCCTGGGCACTGAGCcccaaagctgctccctgctcatcccagtcACCTTCAACAGCAGCACCATCCCCCAG ctcctgggacagTGGTTCTACATTGCTGGTGCCTCCAGGTATCCCCCTCACCTGGAAGAGATGAGAGCAGTGACCTTTGaggctttttccttctctcctggcAGCCGTGAGGACGAGCTCAACGTCACTGAAATCATAAGAAT GAATGAGACATGTGTGGTGAGGAACTCCAGCAAGGTCCAGGTTTTTCAGCAGAACTCCACCCTGGTGCACG TTGATAACAATGGCGTGACTTCCATGGCCAGACTGATCCAAAGTGACAAAGACCTGCTGATCCTGAACCACATCAGCATTGACTTCCCAAGTCTGAGTCTGTCAG CACGGACACCCAATGTGAGCAAGGAGCACATGGAGGAGTTCAAAGCCCacctgcagtgcctgggcttCACAGAGGAGGAAGTGTTCTACACTTCCACAGAG CACgcctgtcccctgcccagggGTGAAGAAAATGCAGATCCACAGCTGGGGTAA